One stretch of Balneolaceae bacterium DNA includes these proteins:
- a CDS encoding NADH-quinone oxidoreductase subunit J: MVTYVFIFLALLAIASALGMVISRNTVNSALFLVLNMVSLAGIYLLLEAQFLAVIQILVYAGAIMVLFLFVIMLLNLDAEKSLFNRFRARYFVAFLLGVALLTQILYSAGGMAGVLPEISPEMSSVGTVEAVGDVLFTTYLLPFEITAILLTAAVVGALVIAQQKIKPKAEND; this comes from the coding sequence ATGGTCACCTACGTATTTATCTTCCTGGCCCTGCTGGCCATAGCCTCGGCACTGGGCATGGTCATCAGCCGAAACACGGTCAACAGCGCCCTTTTCCTGGTGCTCAATATGGTCTCCCTGGCGGGTATCTACCTGCTGCTGGAGGCACAGTTCCTGGCCGTCATACAGATCCTGGTCTACGCCGGTGCCATCATGGTACTCTTTCTCTTTGTCATCATGCTGTTGAACCTGGATGCCGAGAAGTCGCTTTTCAATCGCTTCCGGGCCCGCTATTTTGTGGCATTTCTGCTGGGCGTGGCACTGTTGACGCAGATTCTTTACAGCGCGGGCGGCATGGCTGGCGTGCTCCCCGAAATTTCGCCCGAAATGAGCAGCGTGGGCACCGTGGAAGCGGTAGGCGATGTGCTCTTCACCACCTATCTGCTGCCCTTTGAAATCACGGCCATCCTGCTGACAGCCGCCGTGGTTGGGGCCCTTGTCATTGCACAACAAAAAATAAAGCCCAAGGCCGAGAATGATTGA
- a CDS encoding NADH-quinone oxidoreductase subunit N has translation MDYLHDLNAFLPGVVVALAGLAAIMIDAYKDDHEGIFGVTVTALAAALVLSIMDLFGPQGEAFSGMIVYGGTAAFGSAVVLFASLFCVLISREYLIAIDHNFGEVYALVLFATTGMLGLAAADNLIMIFLGLETMSICLYVLAGIVHEEKRGAEAALKYFLLGAFSTGFLLYGMALLYGATGTLDMAGIASAATGDLIFVAGAGLLLTGFFFKIAAVPFHMWTPDVYQGTPTTLTAYMATASKSATFVALILILSRMIPDSTADWGNLLMVISVLTMIAGNLIALVQDNIKRMLAYSSVAHAGYVLVGLAAGTPEGYSAVLFYLFAYSIMNIGAFGVVAYYERQQGLDFTDVNNYAGLGFKRPAMAVMLSIFLFSLAGIPPMVGFFGKYLVFAAAINAGYVGLAITGVLASALSVYYYLRPMVYLYMREPHKEVPFVQPGWLFKGTLLVLAAMTLWFGVAPGEISDLLNSYYAGW, from the coding sequence ATGGATTACCTACACGATCTGAACGCATTCCTCCCGGGCGTCGTGGTGGCCCTGGCCGGCCTGGCCGCCATCATGATCGACGCCTACAAAGACGACCACGAGGGTATCTTCGGGGTGACGGTCACCGCGCTGGCCGCCGCGCTGGTCCTCAGCATAATGGATCTTTTCGGTCCACAGGGGGAGGCTTTCAGCGGGATGATCGTCTATGGCGGCACCGCCGCATTCGGTTCGGCCGTGGTGCTCTTCGCCTCGCTCTTCTGCGTGCTCATCTCCCGGGAATACCTTATCGCCATCGATCATAATTTTGGGGAGGTATACGCCCTGGTGCTCTTCGCCACCACCGGCATGCTGGGGCTGGCCGCCGCCGATAACCTGATCATGATCTTCCTGGGACTCGAAACGATGTCTATCTGCCTCTACGTGCTGGCCGGCATAGTGCACGAGGAGAAAAGAGGAGCGGAGGCGGCTCTCAAGTACTTCCTGCTGGGCGCCTTTTCCACCGGCTTCCTGCTCTATGGCATGGCCCTGCTCTACGGGGCCACGGGCACCCTCGACATGGCCGGCATCGCCTCGGCAGCCACGGGCGATCTTATTTTCGTGGCGGGCGCGGGCCTTCTGCTGACGGGCTTCTTTTTCAAGATTGCCGCGGTGCCCTTCCACATGTGGACCCCGGACGTCTACCAGGGCACCCCGACCACCCTCACCGCCTATATGGCCACCGCCTCCAAGTCGGCCACTTTTGTGGCGCTCATACTTATTCTTTCGCGCATGATCCCGGATTCTACGGCCGACTGGGGCAATCTGCTGATGGTGATCTCGGTGCTGACCATGATCGCAGGCAACCTCATCGCACTGGTGCAGGACAATATCAAGCGCATGCTTGCTTACTCCAGCGTAGCCCATGCCGGCTACGTGCTGGTGGGACTCGCCGCGGGCACGCCCGAGGGATACAGCGCCGTGCTTTTCTACCTCTTCGCCTACTCTATCATGAATATCGGCGCCTTCGGCGTCGTGGCCTACTACGAGCGGCAGCAGGGCCTCGATTTCACCGACGTAAACAACTACGCCGGCCTGGGCTTCAAGCGCCCGGCCATGGCGGTGATGCTCTCCATCTTTCTTTTCTCCCTGGCCGGCATACCGCCGATGGTTGGCTTCTTCGGGAAGTACCTGGTCTTTGCCGCAGCTATCAATGCCGGGTATGTGGGACTGGCCATTACGGGCGTGCTGGCCAGCGCCCTGAGCGTCTACTATTACCTGCGTCCCATGGTCTACCTCTACATGCGCGAGCCTCACAAGGAGGTTCCCTTCGTTCAGCCGGGATGGCTATTCAAAGGCACCCTGCTGGTGCTGGCCGCCATGACCCTATGGTTTGGGGTGGCGCCGGGTGAGATTTCTGACCTGCTTAACTCGTATTATGCGGGTTGGTAA
- the nuoK gene encoding NADH-quinone oxidoreductase subunit NuoK — protein sequence MIDIDWFLALSAVLFCIGIVGVLVRKNAIVIFMSVELMLNAVNLTLISFSSYYGNIEGIILVFFALAVAAAEAVVGLAIIIAIFRNNLSVDISKVNLLRW from the coding sequence ATGATTGACATTGACTGGTTCCTTGCGCTCAGCGCCGTGCTCTTTTGCATTGGCATCGTAGGCGTGCTTGTACGAAAGAACGCCATCGTGATTTTCATGAGTGTGGAGCTCATGCTGAATGCCGTCAACCTTACGCTGATCTCTTTCAGCAGTTACTATGGGAATATCGAAGGCATAATCCTCGTCTTCTTCGCCCTTGCCGTAGCTGCCGCCGAAGCGGTGGTGGGACTGGCCATCATCATCGCCATCTTCCGCAACAACCTCTCGGTGGATATCAGCAAGGTAAACCTGCTACGCTGGTAA
- a CDS encoding NADH-quinone oxidoreductase subunit M yields the protein MELILNLCIYLPLAGIAAILLIQGFTPAGPGRDRAIKWTSLAATLAVFGLSLPLMLNFDVAGSATVQYLTEGAAVIEGMDIKYLVGLDGLSLLLFMLTTLMGPIVILSSWESVTKYLPGYYSMLLLLQTASMGVFASLDLIVFYVFFELSLIPMYFLIGIWGGKGRIHATVKFFLYTLVGSLIMLVGLIWVGYDAGTFIEGVSFSSDWRFLSGSEYTIGLVEQTWLFLAFALAFCIKVPLFPFHTWLPYAHTEAPTAGSVVLAAIMLKMGTYGLLRICLPIFPNAFTTFAPYLATLAVVGIIYGALVAMVQKDVKKLVAYSSVSHLGFVVLGLFAFNTIAVQGALIQMVNHGLSTGALFLVVGMIYDRAHTRRIADFGGIARIMPVFAVVFMISTLASIGLPGLNGFVGEFLILNGAFISEVLPQNAWTVFAATGVILAAVYMLWMYQRVMFGPVTNEENKNLVDLNAREIGLMVPLIVFMIWIGIRPVDFTQYSEAQVSQLLESSRDKSTAVLRSASPDELPAWAGTLYDVSPQMAEEAGGYSIDGEAQSGPEHRSVDGIANESANESKAQTD from the coding sequence ATGGAACTGATTCTTAATCTCTGTATTTACCTCCCGCTGGCCGGCATTGCCGCCATCCTGCTGATCCAGGGCTTCACGCCTGCCGGACCCGGCCGCGACCGCGCGATCAAGTGGACCAGCCTGGCCGCCACCCTGGCGGTCTTCGGGCTCTCCCTGCCGCTGATGCTCAACTTCGACGTGGCCGGCTCGGCCACGGTCCAGTACCTGACCGAGGGCGCCGCGGTCATTGAGGGCATGGACATTAAATACCTTGTGGGACTGGACGGGCTCAGTCTGCTGCTCTTCATGCTCACCACCCTTATGGGACCCATCGTCATTCTCTCCTCCTGGGAGTCGGTGACCAAGTATCTGCCGGGCTACTATTCCATGCTCCTTCTGCTGCAGACGGCCAGCATGGGTGTATTTGCGTCCCTTGACCTGATTGTCTTCTACGTATTCTTCGAGCTCTCTCTCATCCCCATGTACTTTCTTATCGGCATTTGGGGGGGCAAGGGCCGCATTCACGCCACCGTCAAGTTTTTTCTCTATACCCTGGTGGGCTCCCTCATCATGCTGGTGGGCCTGATCTGGGTGGGCTACGACGCGGGCACCTTCATCGAGGGCGTGAGCTTCTCTTCCGACTGGCGATTCCTGTCCGGGTCCGAATACACCATCGGACTGGTGGAACAGACCTGGCTCTTCCTGGCCTTCGCGCTGGCTTTCTGCATCAAGGTACCGCTCTTTCCCTTTCACACCTGGCTGCCCTACGCCCACACCGAAGCGCCAACGGCGGGCTCGGTGGTGCTGGCGGCCATCATGCTGAAGATGGGAACCTACGGGCTGCTGCGCATCTGTTTGCCGATTTTTCCCAATGCCTTCACCACCTTTGCTCCCTACCTGGCCACCCTCGCCGTGGTGGGCATTATCTACGGTGCGCTGGTGGCCATGGTTCAGAAAGACGTCAAAAAGCTGGTGGCCTACTCCTCCGTCAGCCACCTCGGTTTTGTGGTGCTGGGCCTCTTCGCCTTCAACACCATCGCCGTGCAGGGCGCCCTTATACAGATGGTTAACCACGGGCTCTCCACCGGCGCCCTCTTCCTGGTGGTGGGCATGATCTACGACCGCGCCCACACCCGACGTATCGCCGACTTCGGGGGAATTGCCAGAATCATGCCGGTCTTTGCCGTGGTGTTCATGATTTCCACCCTCGCCTCCATCGGATTGCCCGGGCTGAATGGATTCGTGGGAGAGTTTCTGATTCTGAACGGCGCCTTCATTTCCGAGGTGCTGCCCCAAAACGCATGGACCGTCTTCGCAGCTACCGGCGTAATTTTGGCCGCGGTCTACATGCTCTGGATGTACCAGCGGGTGATGTTCGGTCCTGTAACCAATGAGGAGAACAAAAATCTGGTCGACCTGAACGCCCGCGAGATCGGGCTGATGGTACCGCTGATCGTGTTCATGATCTGGATTGGCATCCGTCCCGTGGACTTCACCCAGTATTCCGAAGCGCAGGTGAGTCAGCTGCTGGAATCCTCCCGTGACAAAAGCACGGCCGTACTCCGTTCGGCCTCCCCCGATGAACTCCCTGCCTGGGCCGGCACCCTTTACGACGTGAGCCCGCAGATGGCGGAGGAGGCGGGCGGTTACTCCATCGATGGGGAGGCGCAAAGCGGCCCTGAGCACCGCAGCGTCGACGGCATCGCAAACGAATCTGCAAACGAATCCAAAGCGCAAACCGACTGA
- a CDS encoding 4a-hydroxytetrahydrobiopterin dehydratase, producing MAKPLSEDEIQEAIGDRLPGWSHDDDKLTREFGFSDFREAFAFLTRIAFEAEDQVHHPEIYNVYKTVVISLSTHDAGGKVTEKDLKLAAAIESLYTN from the coding sequence ATGGCAAAACCCCTCAGCGAAGACGAGATTCAAGAGGCCATCGGCGACCGCCTTCCCGGTTGGTCGCACGACGATGACAAACTTACCAGGGAGTTCGGCTTTTCGGATTTCCGGGAGGCCTTCGCCTTCCTGACCCGCATCGCCTTCGAGGCGGAGGACCAGGTGCACCATCCGGAGATCTATAATGTCTACAAAACGGTGGTCATCTCCCTGAGCACGCACGACGCGGGAGGGAAGGTGACCGAAAAGGATCTGAAACTGGCAGCGGCCATCGAGTCGCTCTACACCAACTGA
- the nuoL gene encoding NADH-quinone oxidoreductase subunit L yields MDSATALIVLIIGLPLAGFLVNGLLGLSSPSWRRNRSLIGTISNLAVFVPFVAAFWFFLNMSEGSDALYVSLFRWMEAGSFSVDIAYQVDQLSIVMTLVVTGVGFLIHLYSIGYMWDDPGYWKFFAYLNLFIFAMLNLVLADNLLLLFLGWEGVGLCSYLLIGFWYSDMAKSAAAKKAFIYNRVGDFAFLVAMFMIFQYIGSLRFEEILAALDAIPADQKFWIGLLMFIGATGKSAQIPLFVWLPDAMAGPTPVSALIHAATMVTSGIYLISRMSPMFVMSPEVMMIIAVIGALTALVAATIALTQNDIKRVLAYSTVSQLGYMFLALGSGAFTAAIFHVVTHAFFKACLFLGSGSVIHAMEHVEHGLEEEGRDVHFDPQDMRNMGGLKKYMPSTYWTFMLATVAIAGIPPLAGFFSKDEILAFTFNAGFGEYAGALYFVLWGVGILTAFLTAFYMFRLTLGTFNGPFKLPGRIEGAEGAEKHLHENPPSMTIPLWTLGGLSVAGGLLGVPNFLLATFTHEEEHINLLHNWLHNVNADAVLGLSHAAEWGLMGLSVAVALGGVWTAWRMYGAGATEESDARIATRFGALYRTWNEKYRLDEFYEGVVVNPLVRFSDRGLAAFDMKIVDGVVNTVGGIVRLFGSLIRYTQTGVVSSYALALVIGVIIVLSLLIL; encoded by the coding sequence ATGGACTCTGCTACAGCGCTTATTGTACTGATTATCGGCTTGCCGCTGGCCGGTTTTCTTGTTAACGGATTACTGGGGCTTTCGTCCCCCTCGTGGAGGCGCAACCGCTCTCTTATCGGCACCATCTCCAACCTGGCCGTCTTCGTCCCCTTCGTGGCGGCATTCTGGTTCTTCCTGAACATGAGCGAGGGCTCCGACGCCCTCTACGTGAGCCTTTTCCGTTGGATGGAAGCGGGCAGCTTCTCGGTGGATATCGCCTACCAGGTGGATCAACTCTCCATCGTGATGACGCTGGTGGTGACGGGCGTGGGTTTCCTGATCCACCTCTACTCCATCGGCTACATGTGGGATGACCCGGGGTACTGGAAGTTTTTCGCCTACCTGAACCTCTTCATCTTCGCCATGCTCAACCTGGTACTGGCGGACAACCTGCTGCTGCTCTTCCTGGGCTGGGAAGGCGTGGGACTCTGCTCCTACCTGCTCATCGGATTCTGGTACAGCGACATGGCCAAGTCGGCCGCCGCCAAGAAGGCCTTTATTTACAACCGGGTGGGCGACTTCGCCTTCCTGGTCGCCATGTTTATGATCTTCCAATATATAGGCAGCCTGCGCTTCGAGGAGATCCTGGCCGCGCTCGACGCCATTCCCGCCGACCAGAAGTTCTGGATTGGCCTGTTGATGTTTATCGGCGCCACCGGCAAGAGCGCGCAGATACCCCTGTTTGTCTGGCTGCCCGACGCCATGGCCGGCCCGACTCCTGTCTCCGCTCTTATTCACGCGGCCACCATGGTGACCTCCGGCATCTACCTCATTTCGCGCATGTCGCCCATGTTCGTGATGTCGCCTGAGGTCATGATGATTATCGCCGTGATCGGGGCGCTCACCGCGCTGGTCGCCGCCACCATCGCCCTCACCCAGAACGACATCAAGAGGGTGCTGGCCTACTCCACCGTCTCGCAACTGGGCTACATGTTCCTGGCCCTCGGCTCAGGCGCCTTCACCGCCGCCATTTTTCACGTGGTCACCCACGCCTTTTTCAAAGCCTGTCTCTTTCTGGGTTCCGGCTCGGTGATTCACGCCATGGAACACGTGGAGCACGGGCTGGAGGAAGAGGGGCGGGACGTGCACTTCGATCCGCAGGATATGCGGAACATGGGCGGGCTCAAAAAGTACATGCCCTCCACCTACTGGACCTTCATGCTGGCGACGGTGGCCATAGCGGGTATTCCGCCGCTGGCCGGTTTCTTTTCGAAGGACGAGATCCTGGCCTTCACCTTTAACGCCGGCTTCGGCGAATATGCCGGGGCCCTTTATTTCGTGCTCTGGGGCGTGGGAATTCTCACGGCCTTCCTGACCGCATTCTATATGTTCCGCCTCACCCTGGGCACTTTCAACGGACCTTTCAAGCTGCCCGGCCGCATTGAAGGGGCCGAGGGGGCCGAGAAGCATCTGCACGAGAATCCCCCCTCCATGACCATACCTCTCTGGACCCTCGGAGGACTTTCGGTGGCGGGCGGACTGCTGGGCGTGCCTAATTTCCTGCTGGCCACCTTCACCCACGAGGAGGAGCACATCAACCTGCTGCACAACTGGCTGCACAACGTGAATGCCGATGCCGTGCTGGGACTCTCCCACGCTGCCGAGTGGGGGCTTATGGGACTCTCGGTTGCCGTGGCTCTGGGCGGCGTATGGACCGCCTGGCGCATGTACGGCGCCGGAGCCACCGAAGAGTCCGATGCGCGGATCGCCACCCGCTTCGGAGCCCTCTACCGCACCTGGAATGAGAAGTACCGCCTGGACGAATTCTACGAGGGCGTGGTGGTGAATCCCCTGGTACGCTTTTCGGACCGGGGACTCGCCGCCTTCGACATGAAAATTGTGGACGGAGTGGTCAACACCGTGGGTGGCATCGTGCGGCTCTTCGGCAGCCTCATCCGCTACACCCAGACCGGGGTAGTCAGCTCCTACGCCCTCGCCCTGGTTATAGGGGTGATCATCGTACTCAGTCTACTGATCCTGTAA
- a CDS encoding undecaprenyl-diphosphate phosphatase, translating to MEIIDSFLLGLIQGLTEFLPISSSGHLVLAGALLEDDLDRSITFEVVVHFGTLCSILLYYRTTLAEMAVSLWDALRDPSSAKGEEGYDPNVRMAGFILLSMVPALIVGLTLKDTIEDVFLAPFPVSVMLLVTGTILFATRFRSSFPNRLGSGSALAIGVAQAFAILPGVSRSGTTISLGLGLGIKREEVANFSFLMVIPVIAGAMLVEVVGLAQAGVDSAALGALTVGFLTAFVSGYFALKYLIILLKTRGIHPFAWYCWALGGFGLYIFA from the coding sequence ATGGAGATCATAGATTCTTTCTTATTGGGACTGATCCAGGGCCTCACCGAATTTCTGCCCATCAGCTCATCCGGACACCTGGTACTGGCCGGCGCCCTTCTGGAGGACGATCTCGATCGCAGCATCACCTTTGAGGTAGTGGTGCACTTCGGGACCCTTTGCAGTATCCTGCTCTACTACCGCACCACCCTGGCGGAGATGGCGGTCTCGCTTTGGGACGCGCTGCGCGATCCCTCCTCGGCCAAAGGGGAGGAGGGGTATGATCCTAACGTGCGTATGGCCGGTTTCATTTTGCTGAGCATGGTTCCCGCTCTTATTGTGGGACTTACCCTGAAAGATACCATTGAGGATGTCTTCCTGGCTCCCTTTCCCGTCTCGGTCATGCTGCTGGTCACCGGCACTATCCTGTTCGCCACACGCTTCCGCAGCAGTTTCCCCAACCGCCTGGGCTCCGGCAGTGCGCTGGCCATCGGCGTGGCCCAGGCCTTTGCCATCCTGCCCGGGGTGAGCCGCTCCGGAACCACCATCTCGCTGGGACTCGGCCTGGGCATCAAGAGGGAGGAAGTGGCCAATTTTTCCTTCCTGATGGTGATTCCTGTGATCGCCGGCGCCATGCTGGTGGAGGTAGTCGGGCTGGCGCAGGCGGGCGTGGATTCTGCCGCGCTGGGCGCGTTGACCGTAGGCTTTCTGACAGCTTTTGTCTCGGGCTACTTCGCCTTGAAATACCTGATTATCCTGTTGAAGACCCGCGGAATCCATCCCTTTGCCTGGTACTGTTGGGCGCTTGGGGGTTTTGGACTATACATCTTCGCTTGA
- a CDS encoding MoxR family ATPase, translated as MDTSPATVDMQELGEKIEKSSAFIDEIYQELDKVIVGQRYMIDRLLIGLLADGHVLLEGVPGLAKTLTVSSLAQVISTKFQRLQFTPDLLPADLIGTLIYNQKEAEFTVKKGPIFANIILADEINRSPAKVQSALLEAMQELQVTIGENTFELDEPFLVLATQNPIEQEGTYPLPEAQVDRFMMKIVIDYPTEKEELEIMRRQARTGRKEKLNPVITPERVLEARKVVNEIYIDEKVEQYIVDLIFATRDPASYEMEDLAELINFGASPRASINLNLASRARAFMEHRAYVTPEDVRTIAMDVLRHRVIPTFEAEAEEISSEDLVETILSTVQVP; from the coding sequence ATGGATACATCCCCAGCGACGGTCGACATGCAGGAGCTCGGCGAAAAGATTGAGAAGTCGAGCGCCTTCATCGATGAGATTTACCAGGAACTTGACAAGGTAATTGTCGGGCAAAGGTATATGATCGACCGGCTGCTTATCGGCCTGTTGGCCGACGGCCACGTGCTGCTGGAGGGCGTGCCCGGGCTCGCCAAGACCCTCACGGTCTCCTCCCTGGCACAGGTGATCAGCACCAAGTTTCAGCGACTGCAATTCACCCCCGATCTACTGCCGGCCGACCTGATCGGCACACTCATATACAACCAGAAGGAGGCCGAGTTTACCGTCAAGAAAGGCCCCATCTTCGCCAATATCATCCTTGCCGACGAGATCAACCGCTCCCCGGCCAAGGTTCAGAGCGCCCTGCTGGAGGCCATGCAGGAACTGCAGGTAACCATCGGCGAGAATACCTTCGAACTGGATGAGCCCTTTCTGGTGCTGGCCACGCAGAACCCCATCGAGCAGGAAGGCACCTATCCCCTGCCCGAAGCACAGGTGGACCGCTTCATGATGAAGATTGTCATCGACTATCCCACCGAAAAGGAAGAGCTTGAGATCATGCGCCGGCAGGCACGTACCGGACGCAAGGAGAAGCTCAATCCCGTCATCACGCCTGAAAGGGTGCTCGAGGCGCGCAAGGTGGTCAACGAGATCTACATCGACGAGAAGGTGGAGCAGTATATCGTCGACCTTATTTTCGCCACCCGCGATCCTGCGAGCTACGAAATGGAGGATCTGGCCGAGCTGATTAATTTCGGGGCCTCTCCCCGCGCTTCCATCAATCTCAACCTGGCTTCGCGTGCACGCGCCTTTATGGAACACCGTGCCTACGTAACCCCCGAAGACGTGCGGACCATCGCGATGGACGTGCTGCGCCATCGCGTTATTCCCACCTTTGAGGCCGAAGCCGAGGAGATTAGCTCCGAAGACCTGGTCGAGACCATTCTCTCCACCGTCCAGGTTCCTTGA
- the rpsA gene encoding 30S ribosomal protein S1 produces MTEDLKQEEQQQNSESQQEAATEVTEEETSAQTGQTDEADEADETGDAAEESGDTPETAQTADTDDAADDGGSEGAGETAGTDDQPIEVSEEADAIQPKGADVEATTAEDLQQVTEEQVAAFTGEMDDKVYTFDELQAASEDYTDEEYHQLESMYENTLNEIEEKEIVTGRVVSVDEKYVVVDIGFKSEGLISVNEFPNETVENLAPGDEVEVFLDKVEDQEGQLILSRRKADILQAWETIERASDTGEVLEGTIQRRIKGGMVAEIMGIDAFLPGSQIDVRPVRDFDAYVGKTMEFQVVKLNMQAENVVVSHRALIESDLEEQRKEILATIEEGQVLEGLVKNITDFGVFIDLGGVDGLLHITDLSWGRVEHPDEIVSLDQRMNVAVIDYDEETKRVSLGLKQLQPHPWDEIDLKYPENMKVQGRVVSITDYGAFIELEKGIEGLIHISEMSWTQHIKHPSQLVQKDDIIECVVLNVNAPEKKISLGVKQLENDPWEEIDKRYPVGSRHSGTVRNLTNFGVFVELEPGIDGLVHISDLSWTEKINHPNEIIDKDQEIEVIILAIDFENRRITLGHKQIEDNPWKLFGREYGLTAEVEGQVTKVTDKGLFVELPHELEGFVPASKIGEEGTPSEHFEDGDTVKAWVIELDESNKNITLSRREEDVENIDSSRKERGGSGDGGGGGSKKSRSGEPSTQTGTPTLGEMSGLADLKEQMEAKEKEAEEAEEAARKKAEAQAEEAESEEAKAEKQEEASEDADEADEQPEAEEEPEAEEEPEAEEEPKDKKSGEGDEEE; encoded by the coding sequence ATGACCGAAGATCTTAAGCAAGAAGAACAACAGCAGAATTCCGAATCCCAGCAGGAAGCCGCCACCGAGGTAACCGAAGAGGAAACCTCGGCACAGACCGGACAGACTGACGAGGCCGATGAGGCCGATGAGACCGGCGACGCGGCGGAAGAATCCGGGGATACACCCGAAACCGCCCAGACTGCCGACACCGACGATGCCGCCGATGACGGCGGGTCTGAAGGCGCTGGCGAGACCGCCGGCACGGACGACCAGCCCATTGAGGTGAGCGAGGAGGCCGATGCCATCCAGCCCAAGGGCGCAGATGTGGAGGCTACCACCGCTGAAGACCTTCAACAGGTGACCGAAGAGCAGGTGGCCGCCTTTACCGGTGAGATGGACGATAAAGTCTATACCTTCGACGAGCTGCAGGCGGCGTCCGAAGACTACACCGACGAGGAGTATCACCAGCTCGAGTCGATGTATGAGAACACGCTGAACGAGATTGAAGAGAAGGAGATCGTTACCGGACGCGTGGTATCCGTCGACGAAAAGTATGTGGTCGTGGATATCGGCTTCAAGTCCGAGGGACTTATCTCCGTCAACGAATTTCCCAACGAAACGGTCGAGAATCTGGCCCCCGGCGACGAGGTGGAAGTATTCCTCGACAAGGTGGAAGACCAGGAGGGCCAGCTGATCCTGTCCCGACGAAAGGCCGACATATTGCAGGCCTGGGAGACCATCGAACGCGCCTCCGATACCGGTGAGGTTCTGGAGGGCACCATCCAGCGCCGCATCAAAGGCGGCATGGTGGCCGAGATCATGGGCATTGACGCCTTCCTGCCAGGCTCCCAGATCGATGTGCGTCCCGTACGCGACTTTGACGCATATGTGGGCAAGACCATGGAATTTCAGGTGGTCAAGCTCAACATGCAGGCTGAGAACGTGGTGGTGTCTCACCGCGCCCTCATCGAATCCGACCTTGAGGAGCAGCGCAAGGAGATCCTGGCCACCATCGAGGAGGGTCAGGTGCTGGAGGGCCTTGTCAAGAACATTACCGACTTCGGGGTCTTCATCGACCTTGGAGGCGTGGACGGCCTGCTGCACATCACCGACCTCTCATGGGGCCGCGTGGAGCATCCCGACGAGATTGTCTCGCTGGACCAGCGCATGAACGTCGCGGTCATCGACTACGACGAGGAGACCAAACGCGTCTCGCTGGGTCTCAAACAGCTCCAGCCGCATCCGTGGGACGAGATAGACCTGAAGTATCCCGAGAACATGAAGGTGCAGGGCCGGGTGGTATCCATCACCGATTACGGTGCCTTCATAGAGCTGGAGAAAGGGATCGAGGGACTCATCCACATTTCCGAAATGTCATGGACCCAGCACATCAAGCACCCCTCGCAGCTGGTGCAGAAGGACGACATCATCGAGTGCGTGGTGCTGAACGTGAACGCCCCCGAGAAGAAGATTTCCCTGGGTGTCAAGCAGCTTGAGAACGATCCGTGGGAGGAGATCGACAAGCGCTACCCCGTGGGCTCCCGGCACTCCGGCACCGTGCGCAACCTTACCAACTTCGGTGTCTTCGTGGAGCTGGAACCCGGCATCGACGGGCTGGTCCATATTTCCGACCTGAGTTGGACCGAAAAGATCAACCATCCGAACGAAATAATCGACAAGGACCAGGAGATCGAGGTGATCATCCTGGCCATCGATTTCGAAAACCGCCGTATCACCCTCGGTCACAAGCAGATCGAGGACAACCCCTGGAAACTCTTCGGCCGCGAGTACGGCCTCACCGCCGAAGTGGAAGGGCAGGTCACGAAGGTCACCGACAAAGGACTCTTTGTGGAACTGCCGCATGAGCTCGAGGGCTTCGTTCCGGCCAGCAAGATCGGCGAGGAGGGCACACCCTCCGAGCACTTCGAGGACGGCGACACCGTCAAGGCCTGGGTGATCGAGCTCGACGAGAGCAATAAGAACATTACCCTAAGCCGCCGCGAGGAGGACGTCGAGAATATCGACTCTTCCCGTAAAGAGCGCGGTGGCAGCGGCGACGGAGGCGGAGGCGGCAGCAAGAAGTCCCGCTCAGGCGAGCCTTCGACACAGACGGGCACACCCACCCTGGGCGAGATGTCCGGCCTGGCCGACCTCAAGGAACAGATGGAGGCCAAGGAGAAGGAGGCTGAGGAGGCCGAAGAGGCTGCCAGGAAGAAGGCCGAGGCGCAAGCCGAAGAGGCAGAATCCGAAGAGGCGAAGGCTGAGAAGCAGGAGGAGGCGTCGGAAGATGCCGACGAAGCTGACGAACAGCCCGAAGCCGAGGAGGAGCCCGAAGCTGAGGAAGAACCCGAAGCCGAGGAAGAGCCGAAGGACAAGAAGTCTGGAGAGGGCGACGAGGAGGAATAA